A window of Apium graveolens cultivar Ventura chromosome 8, ASM990537v1, whole genome shotgun sequence contains these coding sequences:
- the LOC141676928 gene encoding S-adenosylmethionine decarboxylase proenzyme 4-like, translating into MAASGFEGIEKRLELHFSGDDPMIGIGLRQLSFQTLEEILREVQCTVVSSVGNHFFDSYVLSESSLFVYPTKIIIKTCGTTQLLKSVRPLIHYSSNLGLSLSSCKYSRGSFIFPKSQPYPHTSFQDEVVYLQNVLPKNLCYDKASLMPSKLSTHTWHVFSATDESHLMFMHQPSTPTTFTFEICMTELDSVLARKFFRGPNDGKTGGSAGKVMTEMTRICDINPKAHICDFAFDPCGYSMNGLDGEKYSTIHVTPEEGFSYASFECVGSLCEGGGYIGDVLKKVVQVFRPGTMSVSTTCSSREVAARVAKAVEQVGMNCRSCTVDEFPVVGTVVFQTFTTRRV; encoded by the coding sequence ATGGCTGCTTCTGGCTTTGAAGGCATTGAAAAACGCCTGGAGCTCCACTTCTCCGGTGATGATCCGATGATCGGAATAGGGCTTCGGCAACTAAGCTTCCAAACCCTAGAGGAAATACTCCGTGAGGTGCAGTGCACCGTAGTATCATCAGTCGGTAATCACTTCTTTGATTCATATGTACTCTCGGAGTCAAGCCTCTTTGTTTACCCTACCAAGATCATTATCAAGACTTGTGGGACCACTCAACTCTTAAAATCTGTCCGTCCATTAATTCACTACTCATCAAACCTAGGTCTCTCTCTATCTTCTTGTAAGTACTCTCGCGGCAGCTTCATATTTCCCAAATCCCAACCTTACCCTCACACAAGTTTTCAAGATGAAGTTGTTTACTTACAAAATGTTCTACCCAAAAATCTTTGCTATGATAAAGCTTCTCTCATGCCATCGAAACTTAGTACTCACACGTGGCATGTTTTTTCGGCTACCGATGAATCACATTTAATGTTCATGCATCAACCTAGTACACCGACAACATTTACGTTCGAAATTTGCATGACGGAGCTCGATAGTGTACTAGCTCGAAAGTTTTTCCGAGGACCTAATGACGGAAAAACCGGGGGCTCTGCCGGGAAAGTGATGACGGAGATGACACGGATTTGTGATATAAACCCTAAAGCTCACATTTGTGATTTTGCATTTGATCCATGTGGGTACTCAATGAATGGGCTTGATGGCGAAAAGTACTCTACAATTCATGTAACACCCGAGGAAGGGTTTAGCTACGCTAGCTTTGAGTGCGTGGGGTCACTTTGTGAAGGCGGTGGTTATATTGGCGACGTTCTGAAGAAGGTGGTGCAAGTTTTCCGGCCGGGAACTATGTCGGTTTCGACTACATGTAGTAGCAGGGAGGTGGCGGCGCGTGTGGCTAAGGCTGTGGAGCAAGTAGGGATGAACTGTCGGAGTTGTACGGTTGACGAGTTTCCGGTTGTCGGGACTGTGGTGTTTCAAACCTTCACCACTCGTCGGGTATAA